DNA sequence from the Candidatus Cloacimonadaceae bacterium genome:
GTACGTAAAACAGCACCCTGAAGCGTTTGTGACGGAGTTGAATCAATACTTGGTATCAAGGGAGATGTTCGACACGTTCGCTCAACATGAGCCCAAAACCGAGCTGGAACGGGCTATCCGTTTCTACTTCCAGTTATCCTGCAGCTACGGCTCCCGGTCCAAGAACTTCTGCATCATGCAGGGCTACAAATACATGCCACTCCGTAATCTTGAGAAAGTCAAAGCAGCCTCGGAACGGCTAAAACAGGTGATCATTGAAAAGCAGGACTTTGAGAAGCTCATCGCCCGCTTTGATACGCCCAATACCTTTTTCTACCTTGACCCACCCTACTATACAAAGGAGCATCTATACGACAGAGAAGACGCTGACGCTTTTGCCAAGCATGAAGAGCTTGCCTCCGCACTGAAGCACATCAAAGGGAAGTTCCTGCTATCCTACAATAACGACCCTTATATCCGCACACTCTACCAAGGCTTCACCATTGATGAAGTCGAAGCGCAGTACACCGTTTCCGGTGCGTTCCAGACGGAGACGGAGTTACTGATCAGGAATTACAAACTATGAGTTTGTTTGATTTAAGCCAAGCCGGGTTTTTATGAATTCGAGGGTATTTGAGTACTTAGCTGCAACTGAATGTAGGTGTTTAATTTCTGAAAACACTAACAATACTTGGGCTAAGAGCTGTTGGTTCTTTTTTATATCTTTCGTCACCTTGAACCAAACACAAGCGTTTGTATTATATATCTTTGATTCTTTGAAAGGTATCGGATACTCTACGAATCTATCATTCAAAATTGTACATATAGATGTATCGTTGGGGTTTTCTATGATGTATTTTTCTTTCGCATATAAAGCACTCGGTGTTAAAACAACACCAATCCATTCGGATAGAGAATGCCAATCATAAGCTTCTTCAATTGCCTCTCCCATTGCTATATTATTTACAATGTCACATTGATACTTACCATAGCTTATGGCACCACGGAAAAAAACACGTTTTGTAAACTGCTCCCAAAAGAAGCAATCAATTAGTTGAGGTATTAGGCTTAACAATATGCGAGGATCAATTTTGTTTCTTGTCTTCATGGATATACACACAACAAGAGTATCAGATAAGCAAAGAACATCTATGTCTAGGGGCTTGATTTTCTTTTCTAACCCCTCTTTTTTGTCCAATAACGATTGTTTAATATCTGCCCATATCTTGAAGAAAGTAAATCCGAACCGTCTTGATATTAGATCTCTAAATCCTAATACGTCAAGCATAATAACATACCCCTCTTTGATACGAGTGGCAGGGTCTGCATTAAGCTTCTTAATAGTATCCTTGAATAATTTGTCGTTATCCATTGTTACTCCTTTTATCAAGTTTCCATTTTCCATAGTTTTGGTTACTGTCAATCGTAAAATATGCCTGACCTAACTTTCAAACTCATCCTCGTCACTGACGATGCCAATGTCAAGCTTGCCGAAGTCAAGCAGGAGGCGGAGTCCACCCAGTCTGTGGTGGAGAAGCCTGCTGCGGTTAAGATAACGGCAGAACAGGCTCTGGCTACCATTCGTGATGTCAAAATCGCTGTCGATGGAGTGATCCAGGTAGTCGGTGGTCTGGTGCGATCCATGAATGGTCTACTTGATGCATCACTGGGTCAAAGGCAGGCTATGACATTGGCGAAGATATCGTTTGGAGAAGCTGCTGCTGAGATGGGAGAGTTTGCCTCTGCCATGCAATCTTTGACCAACTTCGAAGATGATCAACTGCTGGCTTTGATGTCTAAGCTCTCGCAGACCTTCAAACTGAACAAGGATGAGATTCAACAGCTGGTGCCACTGCTCCTGGACTTTACTGAAGCCAACAAAGCTACCGGGATGAGTGTGGAAAGTGCCTTTGATCTCATGGGTCGGGCTCTGAATGGTCATACTGAGATGTTGGGTCGCTATGGCATTGAGCTTGATGATACCCGGCTCAAGACTGAGGGAGTATCCTATCTGGTCGAGAAATTAGGCGAAGACTATGGTGGTACCGCTATCGCTCTGGCTGATCTGCGTCTGCAGAATGCTAATGCCTGGGGGGATATCCAGGAGACTGTAGGCGATATGCTTACTGTCCTGATCAATCCTCTCCTGCAGGGTTTGCGGTGGCTGATGGATGCCTATCAAAGTCTATCTCCGGTCATGCAGGGCTTCGTAGCCGGGATTGTAGTAGCGATTCCCTTGATCGGTACTATTACAACTACCATTACAGCTTTGACTGCCGCCTATCATGCTCTGCAGGTAGCCATAAACCCGGTGGCAGGGATTATCGGTATTGCAGTGGGTGCTCTGTCTGCACTTGGACTGGGACTGGCAGCAGCCTCGGTTAAGACTGATACGGTAACTGTAGCACAGCGTTCCATGAGCGATGAGATCAAGGACGCTCAGAAACAGGTCTCAGTGGAAGCTGAGAAGTTCAGTCTGTTGGCATCCCGATTGCTTGAGTTACGCTCTGCTACAACCCTTGCCACTGCTGATAAGACTGAGATGAAGAACATCATCAGGTCACTCAATGAGAACTACTCAGAATACCTTGGCAATATCGATCTTGAGACATCCTCGTACAATAACCTGGCAACTGCTCTGCGTAACGCTTCCGATGCACTGGTGCAGAAACAGATAGCTGAAGTCTATGGTGAGAAGTATAATGCTCAGATCAGGAAGGTAGCCGAACTACAGATCGAGATCGACTCCCAAAGAGCTGAGGTAGATCAGGTGCGTGCCCGCAGACAGCAGTTGATGAACTCAGTAGATTGGGACTTCCTGACCAGTGACCGCAATGCTATGGGCTTCAACCCTGCTTCCTACTTCGGTAATGACGGTGAGTGGCTTAAGTTAGAAAGACGCTTGAACCAGTTCGGTGCCTTAACCGGACAACTGCAAGCTGCCAAGAATGATCTGCAGCAGATAGGTACAGCCTATAGACAGGCGATGCTTGATGCTCCGGACCTGACCTTTACACCCACATCTAATACAGGCTCCGGTGGTGGTACCACTCCTGATAACTCTGAATATGATGAGCGGCAACGGCAATTGGAACAGCTTAGGTCGATGCAGCAGAAGTATGATGTCCTGGCTATAGACGATGCTGTGCTGCGGAAACAGAAGGAACTCGAAATCCAGCGGGATGCGGAGCTTGCCAGAGCTCAGTCCTTGGGTGCCTCAGAAGAGCTATTACAGTCCATTAGGGATCACTATGCTGATGAGTCGGTCAAAGTAGAGACTGAAGCTGCCGCAGCAAGAACGGCACAGATCGAAGCTGAAACAGAGCTTAGGCGCAAAGCATTAGAAGAGGAGAGACGGCAACAGCAGGACTTGCAGGATACCCGGTTTGACTTCACACAGCGGAGCCTGGAACTATTGGATAGAACCTGGGATGCGGAACTGAGAGCCATCGACCAGTACTATGCCAAGCGTAGAGAGAAGCTCCTGGCTGCTGGCTTTACCGAACAGCAGATTACTGCTCAGAGTGAAGCAGCCAAGTCCCGGATCAGAAATGACTATGAGATGCGTAACCTGCAAGGGGCTCAACAGATCATGCGAGACCTTGCCAAAGCATCCGAGATCTTTGGAAAGAAGGGGTTTGCCCTCTGGAAGACCTTGGCTATCGGACAGGCAATGATCGATACTTATGCCTCTGCCACTGCTGCATATAAGTCGATGGTCGGTATTCCTGTAGTAGGACCCGGACTGGCGGTCACCGCAGCTGCTGCAGCAATAGGAGCCGGGCTTGCCAATATCGCTGTGATCCAATCTACTGAACCACCCAAGGCAGCTACGGGCGGTCTCTTAGTCGGGAAGACCCATAGTGAGGGTGGCATCCTGATCGAAGCCGAAGGTGATGAGTATATCACCGCCAAAGACAGAGTCAAGGCACTGGGCAGAAACCTGTTTGACTTCCTCAACTTCGCACCCATTGATAAGGTGAAGCTTGCCTTTGCCGGACTGCCGATCCCCTCTGTACCCATGCCTGCCAACCTGGGCTCATATTATGGCACAGGTGGCTCTGTTTCGGGCAGAGGCAGTATGGATAGCATCATGGACACCATCGTCTCGGTGGTGCGGGAAGAGTTCAGTAGTCTCCGACAGAGTATCTCCGATAACAAACCCAATATTGAGATCAATGTCGATCCGCTATCTAATGACCCAGTCAGAGTATCCGAGATAGCCGATACCGGTAAACTGATCAGAAGCGAAGTGTAGTATGAAGAATTGGATATCTTATGCCTAACTTATTCAAAGTTGACTTTATACAAGGCAAGACCGATGCCACTGACTATAACCAACTCAAGCACAGCCTGGTCGATACTGCTACCAATAGAGCTATCATCACCCTGAGCGTCTCAGCCGATAAGCTGCAAGCGGTATCCAACTATAGCC
Encoded proteins:
- a CDS encoding DNA adenine methylase; its protein translation is MNSIISWVGGKRLLRKKILPLIPKHDIYCEVFGGAAWILFGKSPNKEDWQISNKSRYTEVYNDINGDLVNFWKYVKQHPEAFVTELNQYLVSREMFDTFAQHEPKTELERAIRFYFQLSCSYGSRSKNFCIMQGYKYMPLRNLEKVKAASERLKQVIIEKQDFEKLIARFDTPNTFFYLDPPYYTKEHLYDREDADAFAKHEELASALKHIKGKFLLSYNNDPYIRTLYQGFTIDEVEAQYTVSGAFQTETELLIRNYKL